One part of the Solidesulfovibrio sp. genome encodes these proteins:
- the fabZ gene encoding 3-hydroxyacyl-ACP dehydratase FabZ — MTAAPGGIGIGEIFDLLPHRYPFLLVDRVIAYEPGQSIVALKNVTINEPFFQGHFPGAPVMPGMLILEALAQAGGLLVSKSLDGPLGDRIFMFTGVEKAKFRRPVVPGDQLTLRCFDLKRRMALCRMRAEAHVGDVLVAEAELSAAVADKKALG; from the coding sequence ATGACCGCAGCGCCAGGCGGCATCGGCATCGGCGAGATCTTCGACCTCCTGCCCCACCGCTATCCCTTCCTGCTCGTGGACCGCGTCATCGCCTACGAACCCGGCCAGTCCATCGTGGCCCTGAAAAACGTGACCATCAACGAGCCGTTTTTCCAGGGGCATTTCCCGGGCGCGCCGGTCATGCCGGGCATGCTCATCCTGGAAGCCCTGGCCCAGGCCGGGGGGCTGCTCGTCTCCAAGAGCCTGGACGGGCCCCTGGGCGACCGCATTTTCATGTTCACCGGGGTGGAGAAGGCCAAGTTCCGCCGCCCGGTGGTGCCCGGCGACCAGCTGACCCTGCGCTGCTTCGACCTCAAGCGTCGGATGGCGTTGTGCCGGATGCGGGCCGAGGCCCATGTGGGCGATGTGCTCGTGGCCGAGGCGGAACTGTCCGCCGCCGTGGCCGACAAGAAGGCCTTGGGCTAG
- a CDS encoding OmpH family outer membrane protein — translation MGVMVRMVIVLAFLVVPMTAFAQGKIGIINLDDALSNSSQGKSALSGLKTKFESREKALAAQGEDLKKMQDELQKKSVALSQDAMKSKAADFENKARKYIEDRNKLQQEEQQAQQSVLQPLLSRLQKIVTEYASKNGYTVILEARSVPYYDPSMDVTAAIQAQFDKSK, via the coding sequence ATGGGCGTTATGGTGCGGATGGTAATCGTGTTGGCCTTTCTGGTCGTGCCGATGACGGCGTTTGCCCAGGGCAAGATCGGCATCATCAACCTTGATGACGCCCTTTCCAACTCCAGCCAGGGCAAGTCGGCCCTGTCCGGCCTCAAGACCAAGTTCGAGTCGCGGGAAAAGGCACTGGCCGCCCAAGGCGAGGACCTGAAAAAGATGCAGGACGAACTGCAGAAAAAAAGCGTGGCCCTGTCCCAGGATGCCATGAAGAGCAAGGCGGCCGACTTCGAGAACAAGGCCCGCAAGTACATCGAAGACCGCAACAAGCTCCAGCAGGAAGAGCAGCAGGCCCAGCAGTCCGTGCTCCAGCCGCTGCTGTCCCGCCTGCAGAAGATCGTCACGGAATACGCCAGCAAGAACGGCTACACCGTGATCCTGGAAGCCCGCAGCGTGCCGTATTACGATCCCAGCATGGACGTGACCGCCGCCATCCAGGCGCAGTTCGACAAGAGCAAGTAA